The following coding sequences lie in one Flavobacteriales bacterium genomic window:
- a CDS encoding T9SS type A sorting domain-containing protein, producing the protein MKLFIKNLNPLRRTLLLLGFLFLQIAGRGQVTIHSNTCAAATAGWTYTNGDVAQPIQQGGYWLIEGTGDKIISETFDVSGYTNLTLTFQVATYNAGTNYPCLVEYSDDNGATWNATTFTSATPTSSSYISAGTWNIGTVLSTTFKLRWSKLAAAYKGVRMRNILLEGTVPAGPALVVSPATLSGFLYFQGAGPSTSQSYNLSGSLLTGFPSNITVTAPTNYEVSLDNTAFSGSVLVPYTSATLASTPIYVRLRAGRVVGAYNGEIITNAGGGATTQNVTCSGDVIASSTSDIITANGESATISSTINTAGPLTSGQGTQVWQFTIRDGGASSPDADNLATIVNSIIFSQAAGNAVNDWSTAIRAIDLFDGTTNVGSGVVTTSPNRVAFSGLNINVADNSTKTISVRLTLNCGIGATNFDGEDFGFQISNGNVTFSAAGSGKSSFSPIATINGLNVISVVATKLLFVQQPTTTAQGQIMAPSVTVAATDACNNVDINFTGTISVTSTGTMTSSPQTAAAVAGVATFSSIIHSATGTGFTLNATSGGLTGATSSTFDINTVTLFSGGDMAIVGICVNQGACGGDPSGEDEISLVSFVDITPGTSFHITDNGFERVGCGSNTWGDGEGVITITRTTSTLAAGTIFTFRILNSTIFTGINPDNNWTVTYPVGNSFNLNSNDEQVYLMQGGLWNDPAGASNATYTGGTYMFAINTYTAWTCNNNSTQRGGLPVPLTCFSIMPSTGTVNVKYTGLTTPASKKDWINRLNNISNWSASTDCPTYNGQVPVYSSGYTFSIIPGGFSSGYWTGLLDNNWFDCHNWQNYEVPDSLDNVTIDNVANDPIIGASPATYPNGAICNDLLITNTSGSGVLTLNNALSYFSIKGNITNNGIITGTNGLTELRSANAQSFSGSGSTQFYNLRLNNSNPSGVSLSQDVTVSNNLTFTTGMLSTGTNKLIITNTTVPTIIGYSNTKFINGNLRHHIANNTSTYVFPIGDGMATTNYKRFDLINNSLATTTYIDAKVANVPQGTPAADVDANLGASAVQWGTQLTNVLNSAVWTLTPDAQPTSGTYGVNLYVQNVAGLSAADDNMFCPVKRDASSVTYADWSTFLAAPTVIPATGLAGRIYSGGAGYAQRTGYQSFSLHAIAKAPTILPIKLLYFKATANGSVVDLDWATTTEINNDFFTIERSVDAINFEPIYFKNGAGNSYVNLYYSTIDKSPLNGVSYYRLKQTDFDGKYSYSNIETVIFKGSKGLELVNTYHSFESNVLSVKLNCGDNDAIHFELYDMTGKLVHQSLETLTGKNQTVMLPTTQISSGIYLLKVFNNAEVITQKVKF; encoded by the coding sequence ATGAAGCTATTTATCAAAAATTTAAATCCATTAAGAAGAACATTGTTGTTATTGGGTTTCTTGTTTTTGCAAATAGCAGGAAGGGGTCAAGTTACCATTCATAGTAATACATGTGCTGCAGCTACTGCTGGCTGGACTTATACCAATGGAGATGTGGCTCAACCTATTCAGCAGGGAGGTTATTGGTTAATTGAGGGGACTGGAGATAAAATTATTTCTGAAACATTTGATGTTTCTGGTTATACGAACTTAACACTTACTTTTCAAGTAGCAACTTATAATGCAGGAACGAATTATCCTTGTTTAGTAGAGTATTCTGATGATAATGGTGCGACTTGGAATGCAACTACATTTACATCTGCGACACCTACTTCGTCGTCATATATTTCGGCAGGAACTTGGAATATAGGTACGGTTTTATCTACAACTTTTAAGTTGAGATGGTCTAAGTTAGCTGCAGCTTATAAAGGGGTTAGGATGAGAAATATTTTACTTGAAGGTACTGTTCCAGCTGGACCAGCATTAGTTGTCTCGCCAGCAACTTTATCCGGTTTTTTGTATTTTCAAGGAGCTGGACCTTCAACTTCTCAAAGTTATAATTTAAGTGGTTCATTATTGACGGGTTTCCCAAGTAATATTACTGTTACAGCACCGACCAATTATGAGGTTTCACTTGATAATACTGCTTTTTCGGGTAGTGTGTTGGTGCCTTATACCTCTGCAACGTTAGCTTCTACACCAATTTATGTTCGTTTAAGAGCAGGTAGAGTAGTTGGAGCTTACAATGGTGAAATTATTACTAATGCTGGTGGTGGAGCTACTACACAAAATGTAACTTGTAGTGGCGATGTTATTGCGTCCTCAACGTCAGATATTATAACAGCCAACGGAGAATCAGCTACAATCTCTTCTACAATCAATACGGCAGGGCCATTAACTTCTGGACAAGGAACACAAGTTTGGCAATTTACTATTCGTGATGGAGGAGCAAGCTCTCCTGATGCTGATAATTTAGCAACCATTGTAAATAGTATTATATTTTCTCAAGCAGCTGGTAATGCAGTTAACGACTGGTCGACAGCAATTCGAGCAATTGATTTATTTGATGGTACTACCAATGTAGGTTCAGGTGTTGTAACAACAAGTCCAAATAGAGTTGCTTTTTCAGGCTTAAACATTAATGTAGCTGATAATTCTACCAAAACAATTAGTGTTCGATTAACGCTAAATTGTGGTATTGGTGCTACTAATTTTGATGGAGAAGATTTTGGATTTCAAATATCTAATGGCAATGTTACGTTTAGTGCTGCTGGCTCTGGTAAATCTTCTTTTTCACCAATAGCAACCATAAACGGGCTAAATGTAATTAGCGTAGTTGCAACTAAACTGTTGTTTGTTCAACAACCAACAACCACTGCACAAGGTCAAATTATGGCACCTAGTGTTACGGTTGCAGCAACAGATGCATGTAATAATGTTGATATAAATTTTACAGGAACCATTTCGGTTACTTCTACTGGAACTATGACGAGTTCGCCACAAACTGCGGCAGCAGTTGCAGGAGTGGCTACATTCAGTTCTATTATTCATTCGGCAACAGGAACAGGATTCACGTTAAATGCAACCAGTGGTGGTTTAACAGGAGCAACAAGCTCTACGTTTGATATTAATACCGTTACGCTTTTTTCTGGTGGAGACATGGCAATTGTAGGGATATGTGTAAATCAGGGAGCTTGTGGAGGGGATCCAAGTGGTGAAGATGAAATCAGTTTAGTTAGTTTTGTTGATATAACTCCAGGTACATCTTTTCATATTACTGATAATGGTTTTGAACGAGTAGGATGTGGAAGCAATACTTGGGGAGACGGTGAAGGTGTTATTACTATTACAAGAACAACATCCACATTAGCTGCGGGTACCATATTTACTTTTAGGATATTAAACAGTACGATTTTTACTGGAATTAATCCTGATAACAATTGGACAGTAACTTACCCAGTTGGAAATAGTTTTAATCTAAATAGTAACGACGAGCAGGTGTATTTAATGCAAGGAGGATTATGGAATGATCCTGCAGGAGCTAGTAATGCTACCTATACTGGAGGAACTTATATGTTCGCTATCAATACTTATACCGCATGGACTTGTAATAACAACTCTACGCAAAGAGGAGGGCTGCCAGTACCTTTGACTTGTTTTAGTATTATGCCATCAACAGGTACTGTAAATGTGAAATACACAGGCTTAACAACTCCAGCATCAAAAAAAGATTGGATTAATCGGTTAAACAACATTTCAAATTGGTCAGCCTCAACAGATTGCCCGACTTATAATGGACAAGTACCTGTATATTCTAGTGGTTATACTTTTTCAATCATTCCTGGAGGGTTTAGTAGTGGTTATTGGACAGGTTTGTTAGATAATAATTGGTTTGATTGCCACAATTGGCAAAATTATGAGGTGCCTGATTCTTTAGACAATGTTACCATTGATAACGTGGCTAACGACCCAATTATTGGAGCTTCTCCCGCAACATACCCCAATGGAGCTATTTGTAATGATTTACTTATCACCAATACTAGTGGCTCAGGGGTGTTAACATTAAATAATGCGTTAAGTTATTTTTCGATAAAAGGAAACATTACCAACAATGGAATTATAACTGGAACAAATGGTTTAACTGAATTACGTTCAGCCAATGCACAGTCGTTTTCTGGAAGTGGTTCAACCCAGTTTTACAATTTAAGATTGAACAATAGTAATCCCTCTGGTGTTTCGTTATCACAAGATGTTACAGTGTCAAATAATTTAACATTTACAACTGGGATGTTAAGCACAGGAACAAACAAGTTAATCATTACCAATACAACGGTTCCCACAATTATTGGATATTCGAACACCAAGTTTATCAATGGAAATTTACGTCATCATATTGCCAACAATACTTCAACTTATGTTTTCCCTATCGGAGATGGAATGGCAACGACTAATTACAAACGTTTCGATTTAATTAATAATTCGTTAGCCACAACAACATATATCGATGCTAAAGTAGCAAATGTACCACAAGGTACACCAGCAGCTGATGTTGATGCTAATTTAGGTGCATCGGCAGTGCAATGGGGGACACAATTAACCAATGTGTTAAATTCTGCAGTTTGGACTTTAACGCCAGATGCTCAGCCGACAAGTGGAACGTATGGAGTGAATTTGTATGTGCAAAATGTGGCTGGTTTGTCTGCTGCTGATGATAATATGTTTTGCCCTGTAAAACGTGATGCTTCGTCAGTAACGTATGCCGATTGGAGTACATTTTTAGCTGCACCAACGGTTATACCAGCTACAGGTTTGGCGGGAAGAATTTATAGCGGAGGAGCTGGTTATGCACAGCGAACTGGTTATCAAAGTTTTTCTCTTCACGCCATAGCAAAAGCACCAACCATTTTACCGATTAAATTGCTTTATTTCAAAGCAACAGCTAATGGAAGTGTGGTTGATTTAGATTGGGCAACAACTACCGAAATAAACAACGATTTTTTTACCATTGAACGATCGGTTGATGCCATCAATTTTGAACCAATCTATTTTAAAAATGGGGCAGGAAATAGCTATGTGAACTTGTACTATTCTACCATTGATAAATCACCATTAAATGGCGTTTCTTATTACCGATTAAAACAAACTGATTTTGATGGAAAATACAGCTATAGCAACATTGAAACGGTAATTTTTAAAGGCTCTAAAGGATTAGAATTGGTTAATACTTATCATTCGTTTGAAAGTAATGTATTATCGGTTAAACTAAATTGTGGTGATAATGATGCGATTCATTTCGAATTGTACGACATGACTGGAAAATTAGTCCATCAATCGTTAGAAACCTTAACTGGAAAAAACCAAACAGTTATGTTGCCAACAACTCAAATTAGCTCTGGGATATACTTGTTAAAGGTTTTTAATAATGCTGAGGTAATTACCCAAAAAGTAAAGTTTTAA
- the tsaD gene encoding tRNA (adenosine(37)-N6)-threonylcarbamoyltransferase complex transferase subunit TsaD, whose translation MPQSSTIILGIESSCDDTAAAVICNGKILANVIANQDVHKAYGGVVPELASRAHQQNIVPVVEAAIKKAGITKNEISAIAYTNGPGLLGSLLVGSSFAKSFSLALGIPLIEVNHMQGHILAHFIEESPPSLPKGEGNKSTSQTDGVVGSSSSPLGRLGGAPTFPFICLTVSGGHTQLVKVSDYFTMKVFGETIDDAAGEAFDKVAKMLELPYPGGPLVDKYAKEGNPNRFEFTHPKVEGLNFSFSGLKTSVLYFLQREIKNNPNFLSENLKDICASVQKTIVDILLINVKKALIQENINQIAIAGGVSANSELRTRLLELKQEGYQVFIPKFEYCTDNAAMIAITGYYKYLKGEFSNQQTTPNARMKI comes from the coding sequence ATGCCGCAATCGTCAACAATTATTTTAGGAATTGAATCGTCGTGTGACGACACCGCTGCGGCAGTTATTTGCAATGGCAAAATTCTTGCCAATGTAATTGCAAATCAAGATGTTCACAAGGCTTATGGTGGGGTTGTTCCAGAACTTGCATCAAGAGCACATCAACAAAATATTGTTCCTGTGGTTGAGGCTGCTATAAAAAAAGCAGGTATCACCAAAAATGAAATAAGTGCTATAGCCTACACCAACGGACCTGGTTTATTAGGCTCTTTGTTGGTTGGCAGCTCATTTGCAAAATCTTTTTCATTGGCACTTGGCATCCCTCTAATTGAGGTAAACCACATGCAAGGGCATATCTTGGCTCATTTTATTGAGGAATCCCCTCCCAGCCTCCCCAAAGGGGAGGGAAACAAAAGCACAAGCCAAACAGATGGCGTAGTGGGAAGCAGTTCCTCCCCTTTGGGGAGGTTAGGAGGGGCTCCTACTTTTCCGTTTATCTGTTTAACCGTTAGTGGTGGTCATACTCAGTTGGTTAAAGTCTCTGATTATTTTACCATGAAGGTTTTTGGTGAAACCATTGATGATGCGGCTGGGGAAGCTTTTGACAAAGTTGCAAAAATGCTTGAACTACCCTACCCTGGCGGTCCACTTGTTGATAAATATGCCAAAGAAGGAAATCCAAACCGATTTGAATTTACTCATCCAAAAGTAGAAGGATTAAACTTTAGTTTTAGTGGTTTAAAAACATCTGTACTTTATTTTCTTCAGCGAGAGATTAAAAATAATCCAAACTTTTTATCAGAAAACCTGAAAGATATTTGTGCTTCTGTACAAAAAACGATAGTAGATATTTTATTGATTAATGTGAAGAAAGCGTTGATTCAAGAGAACATTAATCAAATAGCTATTGCCGGAGGTGTTTCAGCCAATTCTGAATTACGAACTCGTTTATTAGAGTTGAAACAAGAAGGTTACCAAGTGTTTATTCCAAAGTTTGAATATTGCACCGACAATGCTGCGATGATAGCCATAACTGGTTATTACAAATATTTAAAAGGAGAATTCTCCAATCAACAAACTACGCCAAACGCACGAATGAAAATTTGA
- a CDS encoding translocation/assembly module TamB, producing the protein MLLIVFGVATTKSSRFQTYLISYYLESLAEKLNTEISVEKIDVSFFTGVTLNKLFVRDLHQDTLAYIDELNVDIKTFSLSNKKMIIDDVVLNNAYINIVKYKEDAALNFQFIVNHFASVDTTSSDWIFSLNKVEFKNSKLAYNDFDYEPVLGIDYDHTVLSKFNMSLSDIEFIPQGINCDIEHLAFEEKSGFVINNMSTKFNISPQGIIAQQLKIKTPYSNLVGDVNFLTKSYDGMSNFISDVNINSYFEPSTISFKDLCFFATSLDCVNKSVDFEGEVRGRINNLKARKFIFTLDDGTHFRGDVNITGIPETDNIFMHVKADELITSKKSLEQIPLYPFSSKQFIELPDNFKHFGEIKFKGTYTGFFHDFVTYGTFYTDAGRLSTDLAMKLQNNKTIYKGSLKTTNFQLGKFLEIENEVGTISMDANIEGQGLELKDIEAKLRGNVQHVVVKGYDYHNVHVKGLFKNKIFNGFMSVEDENIDFDFNGLVDFSGQLPKMNFQSYINKAKLAKLHFIEDKGLNTNFAMHLDVDMVGNSIDNLVGTIDVTSLRLTDIEDDIRVKHILVKSEANGKVKKLSVESDMMQGYLEGEYNFKNLFDASANNFTAYFPSFQSNKYEGVKINNDFSFDLTIFESDLLSKLFLGGVDFSKNTSLKGYYHSGEQTLSVKGIFPKIDAHGIVIKNAVFESKSTENKILIDLLAEQIKQSDSLFIDDFKTNSVVQNDSISTQINWLNKDTSSRTEANFNLLTVFKSPKAFSTQFSNSYLYVSDTLWAINENNLIEYQKNEGVEILIKSLGIDAGHQSILIDGKISGKPTDQVDVALNNFNLYNVQKLIPENIIKIQGTINGVASIKKQENEVIFTSDLNFDKLNLNETSIGNGQVKSTWSPADKRLSVDGQFYKGHLPTIIFNGDYYPFEKEESLDLDIKLQRTDLQMVSNYTDDFISNLRGVASAEIELKGTLDKPAFTGYVTLQKTSFLVNYLNTSFSTPMCKVEIRPDMISYDNVVFFDERGNRASSNATVFHNYFKEVSLDFGFHAKNFLALNTTLKENEMFYGKAFVTGMVNIGMYKNKLNIELDVTSEKETVINIPLNTAEEISENNFIEFVSHEVKEEIKEKEVDLSNIEMNFVLHATPDAEVRLIFDDKVGDVIRARGDGDIAINISPQGDFKMYGDYVVKDGDYLFTLQNIINKKFDLEEGGKISWNGDPLEAQLNLTAVYRLRARLYELIANTEDSASAELYKKRTPINLKLNITNTMMSPDIAFDIELPTADETTKNKVRSVLYVSDQQENIQELNKQVFSLLVLNQFIPTNGGGTANYSNVGSTTSTEMLSNQLSNWLSQISTDFDIGLNYRPGDEISNQEVELALSTQLFNDRVVLDGNLGVSDNKGATNNQNASNLVGDFSIEYKITEDGKLRVKGFNQSNQFSLQRRSSNYTQGVGLFYRKEFDRFGELFRRKKPKIESK; encoded by the coding sequence TTGCTTCTCATTGTTTTTGGTGTTGCCACAACTAAAAGCTCACGATTTCAAACCTATTTAATTTCCTATTATTTAGAAAGTTTAGCGGAAAAGCTAAATACCGAAATTTCGGTTGAAAAAATTGACGTTAGTTTTTTTACTGGAGTTACTCTAAACAAGTTATTTGTAAGGGATTTGCATCAAGATACCTTGGCTTATATCGATGAGTTAAATGTGGATATCAAAACCTTTTCGCTGAGCAATAAAAAAATGATTATTGATGATGTTGTGTTGAACAATGCATACATCAACATTGTTAAATACAAAGAAGACGCTGCGCTTAATTTCCAATTTATTGTAAATCATTTTGCTTCTGTTGATACAACTAGTAGTGATTGGATTTTTTCGTTGAATAAAGTGGAGTTTAAAAATAGCAAATTGGCATACAACGACTTTGATTACGAACCGGTTTTAGGCATTGATTACGACCATACTGTTTTGTCAAAGTTTAATATGTCGTTGAGCGACATTGAATTTATCCCACAAGGAATTAATTGTGACATTGAACATTTAGCTTTTGAAGAAAAAAGCGGTTTTGTGATTAATAACATGAGCACCAAGTTTAACATTTCGCCGCAAGGTATAATTGCACAACAGTTAAAAATCAAAACACCATATTCTAATCTGGTAGGCGATGTAAATTTCTTAACTAAGAGTTATGATGGTATGTCAAATTTTATTAGCGATGTAAACATTAATTCTTACTTCGAACCTTCAACAATTAGTTTTAAAGATTTATGTTTTTTTGCCACTTCGCTTGATTGTGTCAATAAATCGGTAGATTTTGAGGGTGAAGTTAGAGGAAGGATAAATAATTTAAAAGCCCGAAAATTTATTTTTACTTTAGACGATGGTACTCACTTTAGAGGCGATGTAAATATTACTGGAATACCCGAAACCGACAATATTTTTATGCACGTTAAGGCTGATGAGTTAATTACATCTAAAAAAAGTTTAGAGCAAATCCCACTTTATCCGTTTTCTTCAAAACAGTTTATTGAATTGCCCGACAACTTTAAACACTTTGGAGAAATTAAATTTAAAGGAACTTACACCGGTTTTTTTCACGATTTTGTTACTTATGGAACCTTCTATACCGATGCGGGTAGGTTGTCAACCGATTTAGCAATGAAATTGCAGAACAATAAAACGATTTATAAAGGGAGCCTTAAAACAACCAATTTTCAGTTGGGTAAATTTTTAGAAATTGAAAATGAAGTAGGAACCATATCAATGGATGCTAATATTGAAGGACAAGGATTGGAACTGAAAGATATTGAAGCAAAATTAAGAGGAAATGTTCAACACGTTGTGGTAAAGGGATATGATTATCATAATGTGCATGTAAAAGGTTTGTTTAAGAATAAAATCTTTAATGGATTTATGTCGGTTGAAGATGAAAATATCGATTTTGATTTTAATGGATTGGTTGATTTTTCAGGTCAATTACCAAAAATGAATTTCCAATCGTATATCAATAAGGCAAAATTGGCAAAACTTCATTTTATTGAAGATAAAGGATTGAACACCAATTTTGCAATGCACTTGGATGTTGATATGGTTGGAAACAGTATTGATAACCTTGTAGGAACAATTGATGTTACTAGTTTACGATTAACTGATATCGAGGATGATATTCGTGTAAAACATATTCTAGTAAAATCTGAGGCTAATGGAAAAGTAAAAAAACTATCAGTTGAATCGGATATGATGCAAGGTTATTTGGAAGGCGAATACAACTTTAAAAACTTGTTTGATGCCAGCGCAAATAATTTCACCGCTTATTTTCCATCATTTCAATCGAATAAATACGAGGGGGTAAAAATTAACAACGACTTTAGTTTTGATTTAACCATTTTTGAGTCCGACTTACTTTCCAAATTGTTTTTGGGAGGGGTTGATTTTTCTAAAAATACTTCATTAAAAGGATATTATCATTCTGGCGAACAAACCCTTTCTGTTAAAGGAATTTTTCCAAAAATTGATGCACATGGAATTGTAATAAAAAATGCTGTATTTGAAAGTAAATCAACCGAAAATAAAATATTGATTGACCTTTTGGCTGAACAAATAAAACAAAGTGATAGTTTATTTATTGATGATTTCAAGACCAATTCGGTGGTGCAAAACGACTCTATTTCAACCCAAATTAATTGGTTGAATAAGGATACTAGCTCCAGAACTGAGGCTAATTTTAATTTGCTTACGGTGTTTAAATCTCCAAAAGCATTTAGTACACAATTCTCTAACTCATACCTTTATGTGTCCGATACCTTGTGGGCTATTAACGAAAACAACCTTATCGAATATCAAAAAAATGAAGGTGTTGAAATACTGATTAAAAGTTTGGGGATAGATGCTGGGCATCAAAGCATATTAATTGATGGTAAAATTTCGGGCAAACCTACCGACCAAGTTGATGTTGCCCTTAACAATTTTAATTTGTACAACGTACAAAAGTTGATACCTGAAAATATAATTAAAATTCAGGGAACAATTAATGGAGTAGCCTCTATCAAAAAACAAGAAAACGAAGTTATTTTTACTTCTGATTTAAATTTTGACAAACTGAATTTAAATGAAACAAGTATTGGCAACGGACAAGTAAAATCAACATGGAGCCCAGCTGATAAACGATTATCGGTTGATGGACAATTTTATAAGGGACACTTACCTACAATCATCTTTAATGGCGATTATTATCCGTTTGAGAAAGAAGAAAGCTTGGATTTAGATATAAAGCTACAACGTACAGATTTACAAATGGTTAGTAATTATACCGACGATTTTATTTCTAACCTGAGAGGCGTTGCATCTGCCGAAATTGAACTGAAAGGTACATTAGATAAACCAGCTTTTACAGGTTATGTTACATTACAAAAAACCAGTTTTTTAGTGAATTACCTAAACACCAGTTTTTCTACTCCAATGTGTAAAGTAGAGATTAGACCCGATATGATTAGCTATGATAATGTGGTATTTTTTGATGAGAGAGGGAATAGAGCATCGAGTAATGCTACGGTTTTTCACAACTACTTTAAAGAGGTGAGTTTAGATTTTGGTTTCCATGCAAAAAACTTTTTGGCACTGAATACCACGCTTAAAGAAAACGAAATGTTTTACGGGAAAGCTTTTGTAACTGGTATGGTGAATATAGGCATGTATAAAAACAAACTGAACATTGAGCTTGATGTAACCTCCGAAAAAGAAACGGTAATAAATATCCCGTTAAACACAGCTGAAGAAATTTCGGAAAACAACTTTATTGAATTTGTTAGCCATGAGGTAAAGGAAGAAATAAAGGAGAAGGAAGTTGATTTATCGAACATTGAAATGAACTTTGTACTACATGCTACACCCGATGCAGAGGTTCGTTTAATTTTTGACGATAAAGTTGGTGATGTAATTAGAGCAAGAGGTGATGGTGATATTGCTATAAACATCAGTCCTCAAGGAGATTTTAAAATGTATGGCGATTATGTGGTAAAAGATGGAGATTATTTGTTTACACTTCAAAACATTATTAACAAGAAATTTGATTTGGAAGAAGGGGGTAAAATTTCGTGGAATGGCGACCCTTTAGAGGCTCAATTGAATTTAACAGCAGTTTACCGTTTAAGAGCAAGGTTGTACGAGTTAATAGCCAATACCGAAGATAGTGCAAGTGCCGAATTGTACAAAAAAAGAACGCCAATAAACCTAAAACTAAACATTACCAATACCATGATGTCGCCTGATATTGCTTTTGATATAGAATTACCAACAGCCGATGAAACGACCAAAAACAAAGTAAGAAGTGTATTGTATGTAAGCGATCAACAAGAAAATATACAAGAGTTGAACAAACAAGTATTTTCGTTGTTGGTATTGAACCAGTTTATTCCAACCAATGGAGGCGGAACGGCAAACTATTCGAATGTTGGCTCAACTACATCAACCGAAATGTTGTCCAATCAATTGAGTAATTGGTTGTCGCAAATTAGTACCGATTTTGATATTGGTTTAAATTACCGACCAGGTGATGAAATTTCTAACCAAGAGGTTGAATTGGCATTATCTACCCAATTGTTTAACGATAGAGTAGTGCTTGATGGTAACCTTGGTGTTTCCGACAATAAAGGGGCTACAAACAACCAAAATGCAAGTAATTTGGTGGGCGATTTCTCTATCGAGTATAAAATTACCGAGGACGGTAAATTGCGGGTAAAAGGATTTAACCAATCCAACCAGTTTTCGTTGCAACGACGAAGTAGTAACTACACCCAAGGCGTAGGTTTGTTTTACCGTAAGGAATTCGACCGTTTTGGTGAGTTGTTTAGAAGAAAAAAACCAAAAATTGAAAGTAAATGA
- a CDS encoding HD domain-containing protein translates to MITNHQLIAIREFAKSFHLIDATGHDWFHISRVVNVAKQIALAENVDVDKVEVVALLHDIADYKMNNGDENIGFEKITQFLTAIDFTQDQISEIITDIKNISFKGGNNDNSKQSITSKVVQDADRIDAIGAIGIARTFAYGGSKKRMMYDPEIKPQLHQTAEEYKNSTAPTINHFYEKLLLLKDKMNTQTAQQIAEQRHLFLEQFLAQFFKEWEGKV, encoded by the coding sequence ATGATAACCAACCATCAACTTATTGCCATTCGCGAATTTGCAAAATCGTTTCATTTAATTGATGCAACTGGGCACGACTGGTTTCATATTTCAAGGGTGGTTAACGTGGCAAAACAAATTGCCCTTGCCGAAAATGTTGATGTGGATAAAGTTGAAGTGGTTGCTTTGTTGCACGATATTGCCGATTATAAAATGAACAACGGCGATGAAAACATTGGTTTTGAAAAAATAACACAGTTTTTAACAGCTATTGATTTTACGCAAGACCAAATAAGTGAAATTATTACCGATATAAAAAACATTTCGTTTAAAGGCGGTAATAATGATAACAGTAAGCAAAGCATTACCTCTAAAGTGGTACAAGATGCCGACAGGATTGATGCCATTGGAGCCATTGGTATAGCACGTACTTTTGCTTATGGTGGCAGTAAAAAACGCATGATGTACGACCCCGAAATTAAACCACAACTACACCAAACTGCCGAAGAATACAAAAACAGTACTGCACCAACCATTAACCATTTTTACGAAAAACTCTTGTTGTTAAAAGACAAAATGAATACCCAAACAGCACAACAAATTGCCGAACAACGACACTTGTTTTTAGAACAGTTTTTGGCTCAGTTTTTTAAAGAGTGGGAGGGAAAGGTTTAA